A part of Streptomyces sp. DSM 40750 genomic DNA contains:
- a CDS encoding FABP family protein — MIEIPSDLHKDLVPLAFLLGDWAGAGVHDFPGAEKCNFGQEVTFTHDGRDFLEYHSHSWVLDKDGNKVRPLETETGFWRVDADRKVEIVMTRDDGVVEVWYGELAKQKPQIDLVTDAVARTAASGPYSGGKRLYGYVHSDLMWVGEKSTPDVELRPYMSAHLKKVVTPEDVERWAKALPDDMPDDGIAFFK; from the coding sequence ATGATCGAGATCCCGTCCGACCTGCACAAGGACCTCGTCCCCCTCGCCTTCCTGCTCGGCGACTGGGCGGGCGCGGGCGTCCACGACTTCCCCGGTGCCGAGAAGTGCAACTTCGGCCAGGAGGTCACCTTCACCCACGACGGCCGGGACTTCCTGGAGTACCACTCCCACAGCTGGGTGCTGGACAAGGACGGCAACAAGGTCCGCCCGCTGGAGACCGAGACCGGCTTCTGGCGCGTCGACGCCGACCGCAAGGTCGAGATCGTCATGACCCGCGACGACGGTGTCGTCGAGGTCTGGTACGGCGAGCTGGCCAAGCAGAAGCCGCAGATCGACCTGGTCACGGACGCGGTCGCGCGTACGGCGGCCTCGGGTCCGTACAGCGGCGGCAAGCGGCTGTACGGCTATGTGCACAGCGACCTGATGTGGGTCGGCGAGAAGTCGACCCCCGACGTCGAGCTGCGCCCCTACATGTCCGCGCACCTGAAGAAGGTCGTCACCCCCGAGGACGTCGAGCGCTGGGCCAAGGCCCTCCCGGACGACATGCCGGACGACGGCATCGCCTTCTTCAAGTAG